One Mycolicibacterium doricum genomic window, CCTGATGGCGCTGTTCATGCGCACCGAACTTGTGGTCCCCGGGCTGCAATTCCTGTCCAACGAGCAGTACAACCAGCTGTTCACCATGCACGGCACGGTGATGCTGCTGTTCTACGCGACCCCGATCGTGTTCGGGTTCGCCAACCTGGTGCTGCCGCTGCAGATCGGCGCTCCCGACGTGGCGTTCCCGCGCCTCAACGCGCTGTCATTCTGGCTGTTCTTGTTCGGCGCGCTGATCGCGCTCGGTGGGTTCATCACCCCCGGTGGCGCCGCGGACTTCGGCTGGACCGCCTACTCGCCGTTGACGGACGCCATCCACTCACCCGGTGCGGGCGGTGACCTGTGGATCATGGGCCTGGCCGTCGGCGGTCTGGGCACCATCCTCGGTGGCGTCAACATGATCACCACCGTGGTATGCATGCGGGCCCCCGGCATGACGATGTTCCGGATGCCGATCTTCACCTGGAACATCCTGGTGACGTCGATCCTGGTGCTGCTGGCCTTCCCGCTGCTGACCGCGGCGCTGTTCGGCCTGGCCGCCGACCGCCACCTGGGTGCGCACATCTACGACCCGGCCAACGGTGGTGTGCTGCTGTGGCAGCACCTGTTCTGGTTCTTCGGCCACCCCGAGGTCTACATCATCGCGCTGCCGTTCTTCGGCATCGTCTCCGAGATCTTGCCGGTGTTTTCCCGAAAGCCGATCTTCGGTTACACCACGTTGATCTACGCGACCATCGCGATCGGCGCGCTGTCGATCGCGGTGTGGGCGCACCACATGTACGCCACCGGTGCGGTGCTGCTGCCGTTCTTCTCGTTCATGACCTTCCTGATCGCGGTGCCGACCGGTATCAAATTCTTCAACTGGATCGGCACGATGTGGAAAGGCCAGTTGACGTTCGAGACACCGATGCTGTTCTCCGTGGGCTTCTTGCTGACGTTCCTGCTCGGCGGTCTGTCGGGTGTGCTGCTGGCCAGCCCGCCGCTGGACTTCCACGTCACCGATAGCTACTTCGTCATCGCGCACTTCCACTACGTGCTGTTCGGCACCATCGTGTTCGCGACGTACGCCGGCATCTACTTCTGGTTCCCGAAGATGACCGGCCGCCTGCTCGACGAGCGGCTGGGCAAGCTGCACTTCTGGCTGACGTTCATCGGCTTCCACACCACCTTCCTGGTGCAGCACTGGGTCGGTGACGAGGGCATGCCGCGCCGCTACGCCGACTACCTGCCGTCGGACGGGTTCACCACGCTGAACATCGTGTCGACCATCGGTGCCTTTATCCTCGGCATCTCGACGTTGCCGTTCCTGTGGAATGTCTTCCGCAGCTGGCGCTACGGCGAGCCGGTCACCGTCGACGACCCGTGGGGTTACGGCAACTCGCTCGAGTGGGCGACCAGCTGCCCGCCGCCGCGACACAACTTCACCGAGCTGCCCCGGATCCGATCGGAGCGTCCGGCGTTCGAGCTGCACTACCCGCACATGGTTGAGCGGATGCGGGCCGAGGCCCACGTCGGCCGCGACCACCACGCGGGCGAACCAAAACCGATCGACGCGTCCAGTTGATGGGCTACTACACAACCAGGGGTTGAGTGGTCGAAAGGTGTTGTCCTCACCTGTCGGCTCTTCGCGCAAGCGGTCATCGCTGTTGATCACCGTCACCGGACTCGACCAGCCGGGTGTCACATCGGCGCTGTTCGAGGTGCTGTCGCGGCATCGTGTCGAGCTGCTCAACGTCGAACAGGTCGTGGTCCGCGGCCGCCTCACGCTCGGCGTACTGGTGGCGGCCACGCCGGAGGTGACCGACGGTGATGCGCTGCGCGCCGACGTCGAAGAGGCCATCCACGGTGTCGGCCTCGAGGTGGCGATCGAGCGCAGCGCCGATACCCCGGTGATGCGGGAACCCTCCACGCATACAATCGTCGTGCTTGGTCGGCCGATCACCGCCGAGGCGTTCGGTGTGGTGGCCCGCGAGGTCGCCGCTCTCGGCGTCAACATCGACACCATCCGCGGCGTCTCCGACTACCCGGTCACCGGATTGGAGCTGCGGGTGTCGGTGCCGGCGGGCGCCGCGTACGGCCAGCTGCAGAAGTCGATGGCGAGGGTGGCCGTCGAAGAAGGTGTCGACATCGCGCTGGAGGACTACAGCCTGTCCCGGCGGGCGAAGCGGCTCATCGTGTTCGACGTCGACTCGACCCTGATTCAGGGTGAGGTGATCGAGATGCTTGCGGCACGTGCGGGTATGGAAGCGCCAGTCGCCGAGGTGACCGAAGCCGCCATGCGCGGGGAACTGGACTTCGCCGAATCCCTGCACCGTCGCGTCGCCACGCTGGCGGGTCTGCCGGCGTCGGTGCTCGACGACGTGGCCGAGCAGATCGAGCTCACCGCGGGTGCGCGCACGACGCTGCGCACCCTGCGCCGGCTCGGGTTCCACTGCGGCATCGTCTCCGGCGGCTTTCGTCAGGTGATCGAACCGCTGGCCGATGAGCTGCGGATCGACTTCGTCGCGGCCAACGAACTCGAGATCGTCGACGGGAAACTGACCGGCCGCGTCGTCGGGGAGGTCATCGACCGGCCGGGCAAGGCAAAGGCGTTGCGTGATTTCGCCCAGCAGGCCGGCGTGCCCATGGAACAGACGGTCGCCGTCGGTGACGGCGCCAACGACATCGACATGCTCGCCGCGGCCGGGCTCGGCGTGGCATTCAACGCCAAACCCGCGCTCCGTGAGGTCGCAGACGCCTCACTGAGCCACCCATACCTGGACACCGTGCTGTTCATCCTCGGCGTCACCCGTGGGGAGATCGAAGCCGCCGACGCCGTCGACGGCCTGCTGCGCCGTGTCGAGATTCCCGAGGACTGACCGGTTACCGGAGTCGTCAGACCACGACGACACGCTGGGAGGCCGCCGCGCCGGTCACCGCATGCCACGCCCGCGCCAGCAGGGTGACCGCCTCGGTCATCTGCTCGGGCGGCAGCGTGTAGGGAATCCGGATGAACCGCTCCAACGAACCGTCCACGCCGAAGCGCGGGCCCGGCGGCACGTCCAGTCCCATCCGCGAGGCCGCGGCCGACAGCGCCGAACTCATCGGAGCGGGCAGCCGCATCCACAGCGCCAGACCGCCGCCACCGGGACACGGCTGCCAGTCCGGCAGGCGTTCAGCCAGCAGGGACAACATCCGCGCGCGGCGGGTGCGCAGGAGCTCGCGGCGCTCCGGCAAAACCTCGGCCCCGCCGCGGAGCAGTTCTGCCGCGGCGAGTTGCTCGAGGATCGGTGTACCCATGTCGATGGACGGACGCAGGGCGGCGATCGAGGCCAGCGTGGCCTGATCGGCGCGGATCCACCCGATGCGCAGCCCGCCCCAGAAGGACTTCGACATCGACCCGGTGGTCAGCAGAAGGTCGCGCCGGCGGGTCATCGCCGTCGCGACCGGCGGGGGGACGGGTTCGTCGAGCCACACCTCCGTCATCGTCTCGTCGATGATGGTGCGGGTGCCGGTGTCGGCGATGAGTGCGGCGAGTTCGCGACGCTGCTGCAGCCGCATCGTCCTACCGGTCGGGTTGTGGTTGTCGGGGACCAGGTAGGCGAGCGTGGGCGCCAGCTGGCGGATCACGGTGTGCACCGCTACGAGGTCCCAGCCGTCCTCCGCGATGGCCACCGGGACAGGACGGCCGCCAGCGGTGGCGATCGCCGCCAGTGCGCCGTGATACGTCGGCTGCTCGACGAGAACGCGATCGCCGGGCTGGGTGTAGGTTGCGAGGATCAACCCGATCGCGTGCAGCGCACCGGTGGTGATCATGATGTCGTCCGGTTCGGTGGGAAGCCCACGTGCGCAGTACTCCGCGGCCACCGCTTCGCGAAGGGACGGGACGCCCACGAGCTCGATGCCGGTGTCGTCGAGATAGGGCGCCATCTGCTGGGTCGCCGTGGTGAGCGCGGCCAACACCGCGGGGGCGGGTGCCGCCAGCGCGGCGTTGGCAAGGTTGACCGCGCCGCGGGCTGCGACAGGTGGAACGGGGGCGTTGAGGGTGGCCGGCAGCGCGGTCGTGCTGCGAGCGCCGCGGCGGGCCAGCAGATACCCGTCCTCGCGCAGTTGGGCGTAGGCGCTGGTGACCGTGGTGCGTGAGACGCGTAGCCGGTCAGCCAGGGCGCGCTCGCTCGGCAAGCGGGCGCCGATCGGAAGCCGCCCGTCGACGATCAGCATCCGGATTCCGTCGGCCAGACCCTGGTACACGGGACCACTGGAACTGGCCGTCCGCCAGTTCCCCAGTTCCCGGGCCAGTCGGTCGACGTCGAGGTCTCTGGCAGAAAGGTCTCTGGCAGAAAGGTCTCTGGCAGAAAGGTCTCTGGCAGAAAGGTCTCTGGCAGAAAGGTCTCTGGCAGAAAGGTCTCTGGCAGAAAGGTCTCTGGCAGGCGTCTCCGGCGTCATTGTGGCCAGTATGCGTTAACTGGCTATTGAGAGGCAAGCCACCCCGTCGAACAATGGCCGACATGACTGAAAATTGGGTATTTCGACTAGGAACTGGCCTTGCCGCACTGGTCAATTATCGGCCAGGGGAGTTCGTCGACCCGGAACTGGACGCCGATCTGCGACGGACGCGCACGGAACTGGATGCCATCAGGATACGGTTTCCGGACCACTCCTAGAACGTGTCGAATGACTTCGCTTCGGTCCAGTCGTTGTAGTAGGAAGTCGTTGTTGTAGTAGGAAGTCGTTGTAGTACGAGGTCGTTGTAGTACGAGGTCGTTGCAGTAGGAGGTCGTTGCAGTAGGAGGTCGTTGCAGTACGAGGGCGATTTGGCTGAGGTAGGGGAATCCTTCGTGGGCGGTGCGGGTGGTTTCGTACTGGCGGTCGACGCGGCGACATTGGTTCGATCCAGCCGTTGGTGGGTTCGATCACCCAGCGTCGCGGTTGGACGACGAATCCGTGGTCGGGTTTCGGCCCGCTAACTACGTCGGTGGTGAGACCGGCTTTGGCCGGAGGCGGCGGTGACGGCCTGCACGACGTCTGCTCGGGCCGTGGTGCTGCCCGACGCGCCACGCTGCCGGTGCAGGTGAGCGATGTTCACGGCGGTGGTGTTCAACACACCGGCGCGAAGTACCCCGCAGGTTGCCGACGGTGTCGAGTACGGCACGATGGGCGGGTGCCCGACGAAGACACATCCGAGGGTTTGACCGAAGATTGGCCCGACGATGCCACCGACGATGCCCCCGACGAGGACCTACTGATCGACTTCGCCCAGGTGAGTCTGCGCCGCGGCGGCCGCACGCTGGTGGGTCCGCTCAGCTGGGCGGTCGAACTCGACGAGCGGTGGGTGGTCATCGGGCCCAACGGCGCAGGGAAGACGTCGCTGCTTCGCATCGCCGCCGCGATCGAGCACCCGTCGTCCGGGGTCGCCTACGTGTTGGGCGAACGGCTCGGCCGCACCGACATGGCCGAACTGCGGTCCCGCGTCGGGCTTTCGAGTTCTGCTCTAACACAACGAATTCCGCCTGGAGAGATGGTCCGGGACCTGGTCGTGTCCGCCGGCTACGCCGTGCTGGGGCGGTGGCGGGAACGCTACGACGACGTCGACTACGAGCAGGCCGTCGACATGCTGGAAAGCGTCGGTGCCGAGCATCTGGCCGGACGGGTCTACGACACCCTGTCCGAGGGCGAACGCAAGCGCGTGATGATCGCGCGCTCGCTGATGACCGATCCGGAACTGCTGCTGCTCGACGAGCCGGCCGCCGGTCTCGACCTCGGTGGGCGTGAGGAACTCGTCGCGCGCCTGGCCGATCTCGCCGCCGACCCTGAGGCCCCCGCGATGGTGCTCGTCACCCACCACGTCGAGGAGATCCCGCCGGGTTTCAGTCACTGCCTGATCCTCTCGGAGGGCGAGGCCGTCGCCGCCGGTCTGCTCACCGACGTGCTGACCGCCGAGAACCTGTCCAAGGCCTTTGGTCAGCAGATTGCACTCGACGTCATCGACGGCCGCTACTTCGCCCGTCGTACCCGAACCAGAGCCGCCCATAGGAGACGCGCATGACCGAACCGATGAAGAACCCGACCCCCAATCCGCTCGTACCGCGGCCGGCCGCCACCGTGATGCTGATCCGCGACACCCCGGACGGCATCAAATGTTTCCTCATGCGTCGGCACGCCGGTATGGATTTCGTCGCCGGCGTGATGGTGTTCCCCGGCGGCGGCGTCGACGACCGCGACCGAAACGCCGACATCGCGTGGGCCGGTCCTGGCCCGCGGTGGTGGGCCGAACGGCTCGGCGTGGACGAGGGTCTGGCCGAGGCGCTGGTGTGCGCCGCCGCCCGCGAGACGTTCGAGGAGTGCGGCGTCCTGTTCGCCGGCGCCGCCGACGACCCGGACGTACTCGTCGACGATGCGTCGGTGTACCGCGAGTCGCGGCTGGCGCTGGCCAACCGGTCGCTGTCGTTCGCCGACTTCCTACGCAGCGAGAAGCTGGTGCTGCGTGCCGACTTGCTGCGGCCGTGGGCGAACTGGGTGACCCCCGAGGAGGAGCGAACTCGCCGCTACGATACGTATTTCTTCGTCGGTGCACTGCCCGACGGCCAGACCGCGGACGGTGAGAACACCGAAACCGACCAGGCCGGCTGGGTCACCCCCGAGGAAGCGCTGCGCGACTTCGCCGACGGGCGATCCTTCCTGCTGCCGCCGACGTGGACGCAGCTCGATGCGCTGGCCGGCCATACCGTGGCCGAGGTGCTCGCCGCCGAACGCCGCATCGAGGCGGTGCAGCCGAGGCTGGCCGTGCACGACGGCAACTTGGAGATCGAGTTCTTCAACAGCGACCGGTACAACGCGGCGCGCAACCGTCGGGCACCGGCGGGCAGGAGCGAAGCGATCGGGGAATCGCCCGAGTGAGGGAGTTCGTCGGCGTTCACACCAGCGAAGAGCAGCCCGGCATCGCCACGGTGCTGCTGTCGCGTCCGCCGACCAACGCGCTCACCCGCCAGGTGTATCGCGAGTTGCATGCCGCGGCAGACGAACTCACCGGCCGTGACGACATCGCCGCGGTCATCGTGTTCGGCGGTCACGAGATCTTCTCCGCCGGCGACGACATCCCTGCGCTGCGCACCCTCGACCCCCAGGAGAAAGCGGTCGCGGCCGAGGTGGCCGGACGGGCCCTCGCCGCCGTCGCGGCCATTCCTAAACCGACCGTCGCCGCGATCACCGGCTACGCCCTCGGCAGTGGCCTGACGCTGGCCCTGGCCGCCGACTGGCGGATCAGCGGCGACAATGTCAAGGTCGGCTCGACCGAGATCCTCGCCGGTCGGACCCCGGGTCCGGACGCCACTGCGCTACTTGCGCAGGCCGTCGGCCTGAGCAAGGCGAAGGACCTGGTGTTCTCCGGCCGCTTCGTCGGCGCCGCGGAGGCCCACACGCTCGGGCTGCTCGACGAGTTGGCCGCACCCGACGGTGTCTACGACGCCGCAGCGGCCTGGGCACGCCGGTTCGCCGACTACCCACCGCAGGTGCTGGCTGCCGCCAAGGCGGCCTTCGCCCATTAGGCTGCCAGCCATGTCGAGTATCGACCACACGTCCACCGACCTGCCCGCGTCCAACCCGCACGCGACCGCCGAACAGGTCGAGGCCGCGATGACCGACTCGAAGCTCGCCCAGGTGTTGTACCACGACTGGGAGGCCGAGACCTACGACGAGAAGTGGTCGATCTCCTACGACCAGCGGTGCGTCGACTACGCCCGCGGCCGGTTCGACGCCGCGGTGCCCGACGCGGTGCAGCGCGAACTGCCATATGACCGGGCGCTCGAGCTTGGCTGCGGCACCGGGTTCTTCCTGCTCAACCTGGTCCAGGCGGGGGTGGCTCGGCGCGGTTCGGTGACCGACCTCTCGCCGGGCATGGTCAACGTGGCCACCCGCAACGGCCAGTCACTGGGTCTCGACATCGACGGGCGCGTGGCCGACGCCGAGGGCATCCCGTATGACGACGACACATTCGACCTGGTCGTCGGGCACGCGGTGCTGCACCACATCCCCGACGTCGAGCTGTCGCTGCGCGAGGTCATCCGGGTGCTCAAACCGGGCGGCCGGTTCGTCTTCGCGGGGGAGCCCACGACGGTGGGCAACCGTTACGCGCGCGAGTTGTCGACGCTGACGTGGCGGATCGCCACCAAGGTGACGAAGCTGCCGATGCTCTCGGATTGGCGCCGCCCGCAGACAGAACTCGACGAATCGTCACGCGCCGCGGCCCTGGAGGCCGTCGTCGATCTGCACACCTTCGACCCGGCCGACCTCGAACGCATGGCCCGGTCGGCCGGAGCCGTCGACGTGCGCACCGCCAGTGAGGAATTCACCGCCGCGATGCTGGGCTGGCCGGTGCGGACATTGGAGGCCGCCGTTCCCCCCGGGCGATTGGGTTTGA contains:
- the ctaD gene encoding aa3-type cytochrome oxidase subunit I, coding for MVAEAPPIGELEARRPFPERLGPKGNLFYKVITTTDHKLIGIMYCVACFAFFLIGGLMALFMRTELVVPGLQFLSNEQYNQLFTMHGTVMLLFYATPIVFGFANLVLPLQIGAPDVAFPRLNALSFWLFLFGALIALGGFITPGGAADFGWTAYSPLTDAIHSPGAGGDLWIMGLAVGGLGTILGGVNMITTVVCMRAPGMTMFRMPIFTWNILVTSILVLLAFPLLTAALFGLAADRHLGAHIYDPANGGVLLWQHLFWFFGHPEVYIIALPFFGIVSEILPVFSRKPIFGYTTLIYATIAIGALSIAVWAHHMYATGAVLLPFFSFMTFLIAVPTGIKFFNWIGTMWKGQLTFETPMLFSVGFLLTFLLGGLSGVLLASPPLDFHVTDSYFVIAHFHYVLFGTIVFATYAGIYFWFPKMTGRLLDERLGKLHFWLTFIGFHTTFLVQHWVGDEGMPRRYADYLPSDGFTTLNIVSTIGAFILGISTLPFLWNVFRSWRYGEPVTVDDPWGYGNSLEWATSCPPPRHNFTELPRIRSERPAFELHYPHMVERMRAEAHVGRDHHAGEPKPIDASS
- the serB gene encoding phosphoserine phosphatase SerB produces the protein MSSPVGSSRKRSSLLITVTGLDQPGVTSALFEVLSRHRVELLNVEQVVVRGRLTLGVLVAATPEVTDGDALRADVEEAIHGVGLEVAIERSADTPVMREPSTHTIVVLGRPITAEAFGVVAREVAALGVNIDTIRGVSDYPVTGLELRVSVPAGAAYGQLQKSMARVAVEEGVDIALEDYSLSRRAKRLIVFDVDSTLIQGEVIEMLAARAGMEAPVAEVTEAAMRGELDFAESLHRRVATLAGLPASVLDDVAEQIELTAGARTTLRTLRRLGFHCGIVSGGFRQVIEPLADELRIDFVAANELEIVDGKLTGRVVGEVIDRPGKAKALRDFAQQAGVPMEQTVAVGDGANDIDMLAAAGLGVAFNAKPALREVADASLSHPYLDTVLFILGVTRGEIEAADAVDGLLRRVEIPED
- the yczR gene encoding MocR-like transcription factor YczR translates to MARELGNWRTASSSGPVYQGLADGIRMLIVDGRLPIGARLPSERALADRLRVSRTTVTSAYAQLREDGYLLARRGARSTTALPATLNAPVPPVAARGAVNLANAALAAPAPAVLAALTTATQQMAPYLDDTGIELVGVPSLREAVAAEYCARGLPTEPDDIMITTGALHAIGLILATYTQPGDRVLVEQPTYHGALAAIATAGGRPVPVAIAEDGWDLVAVHTVIRQLAPTLAYLVPDNHNPTGRTMRLQQRRELAALIADTGTRTIIDETMTEVWLDEPVPPPVATAMTRRRDLLLTTGSMSKSFWGGLRIGWIRADQATLASIAALRPSIDMGTPILEQLAAAELLRGGAEVLPERRELLRTRRARMLSLLAERLPDWQPCPGGGGLALWMRLPAPMSSALSAAASRMGLDVPPGPRFGVDGSLERFIRIPYTLPPEQMTEAVTLLARAWHAVTGAAASQRVVVV
- a CDS encoding ABC transporter ATP-binding protein, which produces MPDEDTSEGLTEDWPDDATDDAPDEDLLIDFAQVSLRRGGRTLVGPLSWAVELDERWVVIGPNGAGKTSLLRIAAAIEHPSSGVAYVLGERLGRTDMAELRSRVGLSSSALTQRIPPGEMVRDLVVSAGYAVLGRWRERYDDVDYEQAVDMLESVGAEHLAGRVYDTLSEGERKRVMIARSLMTDPELLLLDEPAAGLDLGGREELVARLADLAADPEAPAMVLVTHHVEEIPPGFSHCLILSEGEAVAAGLLTDVLTAENLSKAFGQQIALDVIDGRYFARRTRTRAAHRRRA
- a CDS encoding NUDIX hydrolase — protein: MTEPMKNPTPNPLVPRPAATVMLIRDTPDGIKCFLMRRHAGMDFVAGVMVFPGGGVDDRDRNADIAWAGPGPRWWAERLGVDEGLAEALVCAAARETFEECGVLFAGAADDPDVLVDDASVYRESRLALANRSLSFADFLRSEKLVLRADLLRPWANWVTPEEERTRRYDTYFFVGALPDGQTADGENTETDQAGWVTPEEALRDFADGRSFLLPPTWTQLDALAGHTVAEVLAAERRIEAVQPRLAVHDGNLEIEFFNSDRYNAARNRRAPAGRSEAIGESPE
- a CDS encoding enoyl-CoA hydratase → MREFVGVHTSEEQPGIATVLLSRPPTNALTRQVYRELHAAADELTGRDDIAAVIVFGGHEIFSAGDDIPALRTLDPQEKAVAAEVAGRALAAVAAIPKPTVAAITGYALGSGLTLALAADWRISGDNVKVGSTEILAGRTPGPDATALLAQAVGLSKAKDLVFSGRFVGAAEAHTLGLLDELAAPDGVYDAAAAWARRFADYPPQVLAAAKAAFAH
- a CDS encoding class I SAM-dependent methyltransferase; translated protein: MSSIDHTSTDLPASNPHATAEQVEAAMTDSKLAQVLYHDWEAETYDEKWSISYDQRCVDYARGRFDAAVPDAVQRELPYDRALELGCGTGFFLLNLVQAGVARRGSVTDLSPGMVNVATRNGQSLGLDIDGRVADAEGIPYDDDTFDLVVGHAVLHHIPDVELSLREVIRVLKPGGRFVFAGEPTTVGNRYARELSTLTWRIATKVTKLPMLSDWRRPQTELDESSRAAALEAVVDLHTFDPADLERMARSAGAVDVRTASEEFTAAMLGWPVRTLEAAVPPGRLGLNWAKFAFASWTSLSWLDANVWRRVVPKGWFYNVMVTGVKPS